Part of the Oncorhynchus tshawytscha isolate Ot180627B linkage group LG07, Otsh_v2.0, whole genome shotgun sequence genome, TATGACGACAAAGGAGTACAAAGCTTCTAAAGGAGGACAACACGTTGTTAACAAGGTTGAGATGGTACATTTGACCTGAGGTTACATCCTGAGGGCAAATCCAAAAGAGCGCTAAAGATAAAGATAGAAATAAGAAAGTGTATGGAATGAAATGGTTCTAAAAGAGAGTTTTTATTTTGGCATGAGTGAAAGGGTACATAGGCCCTATAAAAGTGACGCTCAACCAAGCTACGAGCCTATATCACAAAGCAAACATTGGATTTCATCAACTACTCTGGCTGGTGGGTTAGAATTCTGCTCACAAATTTATAGCACTTTTAAAGAAGAAAGAGTCCAGATTTTAAGGACTGGAGCCAACCACACACAAAGCTGAATGGTACATACGGTACTGGCCTTATACATCTGAATTGTATTATTATTGTGAAATTCACATACATTCTTTGTATTTACAAGGCTGTAAGAttgttttatttaaaaacaaCAGTAGTCACTCACAGTCCTCTCCAGAGTAGCCAGTCATCACTTTGGGTTCAGGTCCCCATCCCTGGTAGTTCCTCGCCTGGATCCTGACCTCATATGGCACAAACGTGGGAGTGCCCTTCACCACAAACGAGTGTCTTTTCACCACATGCTCGTGCcagtcctcctccacatcctgcCGTTTATAGCTCACCTTATATTCAAGGCCTGGCCCATTGTGTTCAATGGGGGACAGTGGCTGCAAGGGCGAGGAATGTAAGAATTGCAGTAACACACAGATTTATTACAATTTAATAGGAACTTGAACAATCGAGCTCTTTATATTTCCTTCTACATCCCTGGCTATTTTGAGGTTATCATGGCCAAGCCCATACACATGGATCCTAATATTTGATCATATAAAATCAGTAAAACAATAAGACAATTGCCTGGGTGCTGGCTCCAGGGAGCCGCGAGGCACCCCTCTGATATAAGGAGCAGTCTAGGACTTCACAGACTGTAGAGATTATAGAGCGATCTAGCGCTTCCCTCACAATGGCCTGACCATGATGGGAAATAGAATAAGACACTATTATCCACAAAAGCAAATCATTAACAATGAGGGAGCTCATACATTCAGAAGTTCAGGTTGCATTACTCTGCTAGGACAGGAAGATCATTTGTGGGGGTGAGATTAATCTTTTTACAATAAAGCAGAatttattactgtattactgtactcctCCATTCCTTTTCACTTTCTAATAAAAGGTTCACAATGTACTGCTTTGATAGCTATCCCATTCACTATGACCTATCAAAAATAGGTTTTCTAAAGTTATACATCACAATACAACACATCAAAAGCAGggatatttgatttatttctgaGGGATAACACTAAAGCTTATTTTCTCTATGAATAAAGAGAGATTCTTTGATTTCCCCAAAATGTAAGTGCTGTGAAATAGTCAATACTCGGAGGGGTGCGTACGTACGCAGGGAAGGAACATTAAAGGAACCCCATTCTGTTTCTTACCTCCCAGTTGATATCCATTTCATGTGCCAAATGACCTTCGATTTTAATATTTTCAGGGTTCTTGTCAGGGGCTGGTGGCAGAGAAGAAATATGGATTTCGCCAAAATTGAAATTGTTAGTTAAATAAACCTCCTGTGAAACGTGCACATGAGAGACCTAAGAGTGAAATCAATTATCTCAGATGTTTGAGTGTTTCAAAGTTCAACGGGCGGTAGAGACCGGTCAGAGGATAAAACATAACTGGACTTCCTACCTGCAGGAGGGGTCTTGTATCTTTCTGTGGGCTCACTGGGACGCCCCCTACCCACCGCGTTGACTCCAGACACTCGAAAGCGATAGTCAACATGTCCATAAAGTTTGAGGACTGCCGAACCGTGATTTCCTGGAACTCTCTGAAGCTCGTTCCAGTTCCCTGGCTCCCACTGGCTCTCCTCATACTCAATAATGAAGTCTGTTCACAGGGTGAGACACACAGACCAGACCCCAATCTGCCCAAGCCCTTTGCCAAAGGGGCTGCTTATCTAACAGCCACCTGCGTAGGAAACTCTTCAGACCCTGCACTAAGCAGGAAACTTGTTCCCCCCAAACAAATACGACACATTTGTGTTGGAATGTTGACAGGAGACTTACACAATAATAAAGTACTAATTCCATTTTCTTAGTAAATATGTGCCATGTTATTATCATTGTATATACTACAGGCCTGCTGTTCCCTAAATCACGCAAAGCAGCTGAACTTTGTTTGCCAGAGCCAGACTATTACCAGTGGTTGAGCTGTTGTGGTCATCCCCAGGGATCCATTTGAGCTTCACACTTCTGCCCTTGTGTTCAGACAGCACCAAGTTCTCAGGTGCATCGGGGACATCTGTaaaacaccaccaccacaaagaCATTACTTTGATAACACACAAAGACATTGtatccatcagactgttaaacagccatcactaacacagagaggctgctgcctacatacagaatTGAAATCATTGGACactaacaaatggatcactagtcactttatcaATGCCACTTTAATGGTGACATATACATATCTTGCatttactcatcccatatgtatatactgttataCCACCTAtttcatcttgcctatgccgctcggccattgctcatccatatatttatatgtacatattcttattccatccctttacttagatttgagtgtattaggtagttgttgtggaattgttagattacttgttagatattgctgcagtgtcggaacaagaagcacaagcatttcactatactcgcaataacatcggctaaccatgtgtatgtgaccaatacaatacaatttgatttgatttatcctcTGGAAAAGCACCATGAAACAGTCAGAGACTGACCAATGGGAAAGAAAGCCAAATGTAAAACTGCGATGCAAATGAAGTAAAGGCATTGTTCTGTAAATGCAGAGCTGAGGTCTGAAGACACACGGTGTAATCATGTTCTACTCTGTGTACCACGCCATGGAATGCTTGGCTTCGGCATATGGATCCATATTGTGACATGCTATGCATTTCTGTTGTGCTGGGGGTCATTGAACCGTTGGGGGTCAGACCAGGTTTTGATGTACAGTATTTGACATATTTTCTCACCCAGCACGATGAGTAGTGCAGAGGCAGTGTCCTGGTCTACTGGAGTTCTGGCCAGACACTTGTATATGCCATGGTCTCTGTGGCTGACGTTGACGATCTGCAGTATGCCATCCTCTAAGAAATATCTATCggcagaaaaaaaagagagacaaCCTATTGATCTGTGCAATCTAAAAAAACAAGTGAACTTTCCTGGGCTAGGCTTGGATCTGTGACACCATAAGAAAGGTGTCGTCTTACCCAGAATTCTCAGTGTGGTTTAGTGCTATCTCCATATCGTCTTTCTCCCACACGATCTCAAAGTCGCCACTGAAGGAGTTGTCGTACACCGCCAGGCAGGAGAGGTGGGCTGTGGTTCCTATTAGGACCTGCAAGTCCTCTGGGGCCTGGAATATCTTTGTGGGATCTTGGATAGATGAAACACACAACTGTATAAGTTACATGTAAAGAGTTGTGTTTAGGACCCCTCTTTTTTCTAACCATGTGACTTTAGCAGGAAACACTATATGAGGCAGTTGTTCCTCGTCAGgtcacatactgtatttagaaaAACACATGACCCTAGTTGTGTGTTAAACACATGCCGTCTTGTATTTCGTTTAACATACCTTTAACATCCAGTAAGGCAGTTATAGCAGACTTCCCTTCAGTATTCTTGGTGTAACATGTGTATTGGCCCATGTCCTCTTTCTCCACATTATGGATCTCCAAAGATCCATTCTGGTGAACTGTAAACCTTGGTCCCTCCACAGACCCTGTTGAGTCATCCTTGTTCCTGTAAAACATGTAAAGCAATCAATTAACGTCTCCACTTTCTGCAATTTAATTCAATTACAGAGGAACCTTGCTGAGCACTTAAGAAGATACACAAATACTTTAAGGGGCATTATTGCAGTAGGTGTAAGATGTTTTTTCTTTCTGCACATTTCCACTGCATACAGTGGTGCACCAACAGAGAAACGGATCCTGTACATAGCTATTTTTATAACTACCTAATGACACTTTGACACATTGTTATCTAGTATTGACACATTGatatctactgctctctactggcCTCTGAGAGGACTGGTTTGAGCTGGAGAATCCTAGTCCAGCATTTGTATGTGCTAGAGGCAATGATTGATGACATGACAAGAAGAGTAGGATGAGTTGGCTGAAACACATTctggtctgggaccaggctatggttAGGGAGAGCCTACTCACCAGGTTACAATAGAGGGCGGGGAGCTGAACACCTTGCAGTGCATGACTACACTCTTTCCCTCCACAGCTGAATACTCCAGACCTTCCTCTGTCAGGACCATAGGAGGCAGATCTGTGGGGAGAGACATCCCAGTTAATGAATAAGGGTAAGGGacatatatatgagagagagagagagagagagagagagagagagagagagagagagagagagagagacagagagagagagagacagagagagagagagagagagagagacagagagagagagagagagagagagagagagagacagagagagagagagagagagagagagacagacagagagagacagagagagagagagagagagagagagagagagagagagagagagagagagagaattattttCTAACTTCAATACAGATATGGAGGGATTGAGGATTGGCCCTCCGACTGTACTGCAGTATTGGTTACAAAGATACACTAAGAAGGTCCATTAAAATGTATGGCTAAGATTCAAACTAAGGAGACTGATCAAGCAGACCAAGTGATGTGAAAATTTTACTGTCTTCCATTTCTTTTGAAAGAAAGGCTGGACTGTCACGATGATTGTCATAcaatttgaaaataaaataaaaaataataaaaaatgaaaacaagTGGAACAATGTCATTTCTAACCAAAACATcctgtctgtctcattccatTGTTAACCAAAATAAAAAGCTGTGACTTTGAATCCAGAAACAGTCCGCTTAATAACCTCCTAGTTTGTCACCAGCGACAAACTCCAGACATTTCTGAGAAGCCAAAGAGAGCACTTATTTTTAATCTGCTCTTATAAAAGGAGCACATTTTATTGTTGTGGCATTGCTTTCTGAATGGAGTAGAGAAACGTGCTAGCATAGAAATAAATGCCTGGGAGCATGCGGGCTGATCAACAGGGAATGTGGGTGGGTAGTCTGGCTGGAGGACTGTGGCGCTCAGACAACCCTTCCTTCACCATGGCCCGAGGGGCTCTGGCGCCAGAGCCGGATTTCAGACCAGaaacaccaccacacacagacagtcttcCACTGCCTCATGACAATGTCAAGCAACTGCTTAGATTCTTTAGTGCCCTTTCATCATCATACAATTCCATACTTAGTGGGTAACAGAATGGATGAGCACGACCGGTAAAAACAATGATGAAGGCTGAGGTGTAGGAACTATTTATTTGTGACCATTAGGACGTCAAGCCTCAGAGGAAAGTAGAGGCTATTTTCAGAGGTAGAGAGTAAAGCCAACGAAGCACCATAAACTTACTCATGATCATGATATTGGCATTGGCCAGTAGGGTTCCATGTCTGTTGGAAGCCTCACATTGATAGACGGCACTGTCAATCGATTTGGCGTTGTGCAAGACAATGGTGTCATCCAACACTTTTCTGTTAGATGCTGGGACCTCTGCAATCAACAATGAAATCCATTAGCTGTACACCAATTTGCAGTGCTAGAAATAGGACACTCATGCCTTGTTGAGGTAGACTGAGAACATACCCTTAAGAGGTTTTCCATTCACCCTCCATTGGATGGTGGGCTGAGGAGTGCCAGTGGCAGAGCACTTGATATGCACATCTGAGCCAATCGTACTAAGCTGGCTCTCAGGCTCAGATACCCACTTAGGAGGCTCTGGAAAGTGCAACATCAAAGACAGACATAACATCAGGAAGCAGTGAGCGAACCAGAGCACAGTTTACAACTCTCTCCCAGAATTATGTTTGTGTTTTCTATCAACCTGGAGCCAATTCTCAAATGGTGACTTTTTTGAATCCCTCTTGGACAGCAGTTCACTCAATGTACAGTAGGTGGCACTCTTTCTCATGAAAATGTGTTACTATTATGAAGTACTTGTCATATCAGACTTTATCGAGTTTTCCTACAGTAGAACCTGTAAATGTGGTTTAACCTAAACAGCTGTTTTCCCAGACACACATAATCAAACTAAGAACCTATTATTTCAACCTTTGTACATTTTTCCCACTTACCTTCCACTGATACATCAAAGGAGTGGTTGGCCTCTCCGTGGATGTTCTTAGCCCTACACATGTATTTCCCACTGTCGTCCTCATTGACCCGGTCAATGCTCAGGAGTTTCCCATGGTTCTCTATCGTCGCTCTGTCGGGCAGCCTGTGGCCCATCCTTACCCATTCAATCTTGGGTGTTGGACTGAAAGGGGCAGTAAAAATGACTGATGTTTTGATGTAGTTGCTTCAAATAGAATGAAGTGTCTAGAAGATATCATGCAgtcctttgtaaaaaaaaaaaagaaagaaaagaaaaaaaaagaaaaaaaagaagagagggcggtttacttacaagccctcaggAATGCACTCCAGTAGTAGCTCGTCACCTTTCACCAGCTGTGTCTCCGACTTGACACCAGAGGGCATCAGAAGGCTTGGTTTTCTCTCCAGGATTGAATTGGCTTTTGAGAATGGAGTAGAAACATTGTTTTTAAGATTCGTCTTTCAAACAAGGCAATGCATGGGTCTAACTCTTGGACTGCTAACCTACAATGCAATGTTTGGATCCACATATCACACTCTGATATGAAAATAATAAATCGCACATGGTGAGTTCTAGACAATGATATGGTACGGCATGTAACTTACCACGACCAGGACTGCTACTTGAGTCACTGTTTGAATTTTCTGAAATGAAGGTGGGTAAACATATGAAAATGTGCAAAGCATTCATAAAAACTAAAAAACAATCATGACAGACAATGGGGGTGGGGTAGATTCATGAAAACACCAGTGCCATCAAGAGCAGGGAAAATACAACTTTTGGAGATGCTGTtggacattgggaatgttcttgATCGCGTACACGATCATAGCGACGAATGCATTGGATCAGAGGTTGAAGTCATTATGGTGATCAAATCAAAGCCATTTGGTCAAGCTCTATGCTGTAATAATAAAAACACACCTAAATTTTCAGACATGCCTTCTTAGATTGACACCTACTGCTCTTGACTATGACAGACATGGCATTCTTCTGTACGATGGTGCGTATCCTGGGGAAGGCAGCGAAGCAACAGTAGTCTCTGCGGCTGTCCTTCTCCAGAGCATTAGAGAAGAACAGGTCACCGTTCAGACCCATGGACACCCTCTCATCCTGCTCTATGTGCTGAAGGTCTGAAGAGGGGAAAAGAGGTGGATATTCCATACAAATGTTGGTTGCTTTCGTTTGATCTATCGTGCTTCAATAAAACGGCAGGTGTCAACACAAAGCATGGGACATGACTCAGACACTGTGTTAGGTCTGGCAGGCCGTTAGTGACTCACCGATGGTCATCCAGTAGATCTGTAAAGGAGGGATTCCTTTAGGAGGGTTACACTCCAAAATGACAGGCTGACCCTCCTCCACCTTGATGGGATCAATCTTCTCCTTGGGAAACTTAGGAACGTCTGATAAAAACAACacataatatacactgagtgtacaaaacattaggaacacttgctctttccatgacaggtgaaagctatgatcccttattgacgtcacttgttgaatccacttcaatcagtgtagatgaaggggaggagacgggttaaagaaggattttgaagccttgagacaactgagacaagaattgtgtatgtgtatgtgccaGGTGCCAGGTGCACAGGCTTGTGTCAAAAACGGCAACGCTTTTGCGTTTTCACACTCaaccgtttcctgtgtgtatcaacaatggtccacagCCCAAATGACATGCAGCCAACTTgacactgtgggaagcattggagtcaacatgggccagcatccctgtggaacactttcgacaccttatcAAGTctatgccccaacgaattgagactgttctgagggcaaaagggttgCCTTTCTCTCCAGCAGGTGGCAGTCCTATGATACTAGTGTTTTGTGCGGGTTGTGTATGGAGGTGTTTGTGTTCCAGTGAATTGGATTTTACAGCACATTCTTCAGATTTTGACTTGCGGGAAGAAATACACGTCATTAGTACTGTTGTGCTGCGTTTCAGTCGCACTGAATGGTTGGAGCACGGCCAAATTTTGTCATAGTTCCCCTCGGTCTGGATTTCTTTGAAGATTTATGTACTATGCTTTGGAACAAAATGAAAAATGTACCAAGGGAAATGATGAAGGATAGATCAGTCTCCCTTCTGCCACACAGTCTATATGGGTATAGACGAGAGGCAACTGGGGGTGGAATGCTCTGGAGCTTCAATGACTTTCTGCCACGGCCAATACAACAAACAGCTCACAATAGAGCGACACAGTCGTTGAATTGAATTCCAGGCCCTGAATCACTTTCAAAGAGCTGTAATGGAGCGCCACAGAGATCAGAGATGTATGGATGTACAGTATACTACTCACGGGGCACAACAAACTCAATCTCCTCCGTTATGGCCGTCCCTAATTCGTTCTCGGCGTAACAGCGGTACGTTCCCTGGTACTCTGTGAGATTCCCAGTGTTGGGGATCACAAACGTCCCAGAGTTGTCCTCCTTGATCAGCCTCGGGTCCTGGTAGGGGTCAAACTCTTCCCCATTTTTTGTCCACCGGTATCTACAAAATCAACAGTTCAATCAGTCACTGATATAATTCATCGTAAATCTTGAAAATATCTTGTGTGTTTCAGCCAAAtgtacagtgtgtttagtgtcCAAGGTTGGTCCTCACAGTCTGTCCAATACTTGAAAATCAAACCCTCAAACTCGCCAAGTCGACTAGCCAAATGTGACACGCCAAATCGATGGCCGGTGATAGACTGTCTGTCGGCTGCTAACGAGCTCTCCTGGGCTGTCCCTCTCCCATCTGCTGGTTATGGAATGGTAGAGTAGGATACTCAGAACTCACTCTGGCTTGGGGTTCCCTTTGGCTTCACACGTCATGGGGAAGCTCTCATCAAAGGGGAAGGCGATCAGAGAGCTGGGGGAGGCCTCTGTGATGGTGGGCAGCTGCTCAACTGGAAAACAGACAACAAGGACAACACTTTATGAGAGGTCCCATAGACCCCCTGCAGGATTCTGATAATATAATCTCTCACACTCTATAAGGTGTTAAGGTATGGTTCTTTTCAATGATGATGGtatttcccactgggcacacactggttgaatcaatgttgctTTCACGTCATTTCAAATGACGTCAGTGCCCAGTGGGTTCCTTCTCTTACGGTTCTATTTCACAGTGACATACAGCACTGTTTGAACTTGCCCTGCTTTGTCAATGTTTTCTCGTTTAAGTGATTTGACTTAAGAGACTCACTACAAAACTACAGGGGTCAACAACAGTAAAACTAGCGGCATGAGGTCAGGCCAGTATGGCCAACGGTGCAGGTTAAAACTACATGCCACTACATGGATGACAGTCGTCCAAGACAATCCAATACGAAGATGATGATTGTGTAAATAAACGGAGGATGGCACATGAGATGCAGATCGTACACAAGATGACCACATGGTACAGCCGCTGTGGTGCTGAACACTGAGCCAAGAGATTAAGTGAGGACAGACAGGCGGTCACTAATGCTGGATGGGACAGGTCACACCAGAGCAAACTTACTGTTTACATGACCTAAAACTAAAATATCCATGGCGGCAGAAAGACAACAAAAACACAGGCAGAGGTTTAAGCAtaatactgtttttttttttgattgGTTATAGGCCTTTATAAACATTAGTACTCTAGGTACAACAAAACAGAGGATTGTGAATTGCATGGCGTGAAATGAATTACTCTGCATCAACAGCAAGTGTGTGTTGCATTTTCAAAACCTGTTTGAACTGCTCTTTGTAAGCGGGCCCTTAAGAGATGTTTCTGAATAATTTAGAAGAGAAAACTTGATACTCGTTTCCAAGGAAACTGCAAGATACACAGCCCCCAATACAAGAGAATGAAGAAACCTGATTTAAACAAGCTGAAACCAAACCCCAGTTAAGGATGCGTTTGACCCATGAATATAATTGAACTGATTTTGGCATGATATAGATTTACAGAAAGTGCTATATTTCAAAGAATACCTGTGGATTACTTTGACCATTACAGACATTGGAAAACAAAATCAATATACTGTACTTTACAAAAGGTTTATGATATTCTGCACCAAAGCACATTATGGGAAGAGTGAGCACTTACCCTCCAGTGGGATGTCAATGGCAGTGGTGAGGTGAAAGGCACAGACACTGACGACCACACCCGTCAGGAGAGCCAATCCTGGGCTCCACATCGATGACCTCATCCTCATCACGCCACAGCAGACAACCATCTCGGAGTTCATCGCAGAGGAAGTGACAGAAGTTGCACTCTTCCCACTCTCAGTTCACAACTATGTCCTGCCGAAGACGAAGGGCCTTCAAGAACAacacagacaacagagagagaaggaataagAGAGGCCTTCCATGAATCCAGATCCACCCACGCATCAGGCACAGCAGACAGTCAGGCAATCCCACACAACGCAGGGAGAGAACCCccggtgacagagagagatgcttaGCCAGGCACAACACACGTTTCCGGCACAGCAGTCACTCGCATCAGCAGGGACCACATTCTGGGCTTAAACAAAAATCTACATATGAAAGCTCTATATCACCCTGTTCCCTTGAGACATAAATTGTTTTCTTGTTTATTGTCTGTTGGAGTGTGTTGGCTTGGCAGTACAACAGGCAGGACAATTTCATGCGCAATAGAACAagagtttaatatatatatatatatatatgtgtgtggctGCCTGTGGTTATATTAATACACGGCAGATGTTTCCACATTTCAAAGTGAAAATGATGAATTCATTCCACAATGGAGCAAAAGATTTCCATCGTTAAGAAATAACCCTGCTGCAGCGTTCCTGTTCAGTGTCTCTGGGCTCCTCCCTGAATATTCAGAAAGATACAACGACACAGCCCTTTCGATCTAGGAACGCTGCACATGTGGTCCTCAGACATAGCAATAGTCCTCTTCCAAAGAACAGCAACAGTATTTTTCTACACACATTTACCACTCTACACACTGAATAACATGTTCTGATAAGCAGTTGGTCACACGGTCAGAGGGCACAGGTCATCCTCCACCTGACAGGCCAGTGGCTTAGATCATAAGGCGCTCTATACGGTATGACTAGAGCAAAGGATTGTGGGGGAAGAGCtctctgcaggaatgtccacctcgGCGGCATTGTTGCCCACCAGCCTCTGTTCTGTTGTAGAATCTCTGGGGTGTCCGTTCATTTGCCTCCCTCATGTTGGCAGTGACCCAGCTCATTGGGTCATTCTAGTCAGGACTCCAATTAGTTCAATGCAGGGTAGCATAGACCAGACCACATGAATAAAATAAGCAATAAATCACCCACTACAACGAAAATTGCCAAACGATAATGCTCATGGGTCTTCGGGGAGTCCCCACAATGAAACTAGCTGAACACTTCTCATCACAAGCATACAAATCCAGTAATTACAACTGGTTGGAACTGGTGTCTCTTCTCGTGTTGATGATGGAGCTTCCAGTTAATGCCAAAAAAGGGATTTGTATTGGGAGAGGGAATCTGTGTGTGTTAAGCTCTTTCTTTGAGCAGGACGGAGAGAACCAGACCTAAGAGACAACCACGCTCCAACAGGCCTGGCAGTTTTCTCAAACAGCTGGCTTTTTACTGGTGTCTTTTCAAATCATACTGACTGAAAACACTGCTCTTCattttcctttaaaaaaatgtattttccctcAATTACCAAGTTCAATAGGAAACACAGAGGTCAAATGGCAGTTCATGAGAAGAAATGGAATAATTGACCAAAGAGTGAAAGAGTCGATTTCATTAATTTCTTTGTGAGGCTCTGTTTTCAGATGGACACGAACCCTGACCTCTCTCCCCATGCCTCATGCTAATGGTATTAACTCTGTCTGTGGCCTCTGACTCCATCCTGGTTATTCTGACCCAGTGAAGTGACTGAAGTCACTGGCAGAGCCATAGACAACAGTGTGCAATACACCCACCCCTCTTAATCACAATACTAGGCCATTGACTTTTCCTCCAACCTCAGATTGACAAGGCTTTGTTATGATCCATGAGTCGGGACTGGAAAAATGCCTCAGGCTTGATTTGCTGCACCCATTTCACTCTTTTCCCACACACTGATTTATGCTGCAA contains:
- the chl1b gene encoding neural cell adhesion molecule L1-like protein isoform X7, giving the protein MNSEMVVCCGVMRMRSSMWSPGLALLTGVVVSVCAFHLTTAIDIPLEVLGHVNIEQLPTITEASPSSLIAFPFDESFPMTCEAKGNPKPEYRWTKNGEEFDPYQDPRLIKEDNSGTFVIPNTGNLTEYQGTYRCYAENELGTAITEEIEFVVPHVPKFPKEKIDPIKVEEGQPVILECNPPKGIPPLQIYWMTIDLQHIEQDERVSMGLNGDLFFSNALEKDSRRDYCCFAAFPRIRTIVQKNAMSVIVKSKNSNSDSSSSPGRANSILERKPSLLMPSGVKSETQLVKGDELLLECIPEGFPTPKIEWVRMGHRLPDRATIENHGKLLSIDRVNEDDSGKYMCRAKNIHGEANHSFDVSVEEPPKWVSEPESQLSTIGSDVHIKCSATGTPQPTIQWRVNGKPLKEVPASNRKVLDDTIVLHNAKSIDSAVYQCEASNRHGTLLANANIMIMNLPPMVLTEEGLEYSAVEGKSVVMHCKVFSSPPSIVTWNKDDSTGSVEGPRFTVHQNGSLEIHNVEKEDMGQYTCYTKNTEGKSAITALLDVKDPTKIFQAPEDLQVLIGTTAHLSCLAVYDNSFSGDFEIVWEKDDMEIALNHTENSGYFLEDGILQIVNVSHRDHGIYKCLARTPVDQDTASALLIVLDVPDAPENLVLSEHKGRSVKLKWIPGDDHNSSTTDFIIEYEESQWEPGNWNELQRVPGNHGSAVLKLYGHVDYRFRVSGVNAVGRGRPSEPTERYKTPPAAPDKNPENIKIEGHLAHEMDINWEPLSPIEHNGPGLEYKVSYKRQDVEEDWHEHVVKRHSFVVKGTPTFVPYEVRIQARNYQGWGPEPKVMTGYSGEDFPSAAPDDVAVEVMNNSLVKVNWTRVHKEKLHGHLGGYRINWWRLRSLLDSKKTHGNKHTLTFPGDRNHAMVPGLTPFSEYSLIVMTFNGRGNGPGSHAVNFKTPEGVPEENPVFRVTDVQKHTVALTWAPPLVANGVVTGYRLEYQLINDTEEVGVLQSMDISSPDTTSCVLRNLEAVSRYKFYLRSCTRVGCGPQVSEESTTTPVARLASIHGGISTQGWFIGLMCAVAVLTLIVLIACFVNRNKGGKYAVKEKEDLHPDLESQGMHDDTFCEYSDNDEKPLKGSQHSLSGQIKAEDSGDSLVDYGDEDAQFNEDGSFIGEYAGRKEKRVSMEVKGTTNQSKA
- the chl1b gene encoding neural cell adhesion molecule L1-like protein isoform X6 codes for the protein MNSEMVVCCGVMRMRSSMWSPGLALLTGVVVSVCAFHLTTAIDIPLEVLGHVNIEQLPTITEASPSSLIAFPFDESFPMTCEAKGNPKPEYRWTKNGEEFDPYQDPRLIKEDNSGTFVIPNTGNLTEYQGTYRCYAENELGTAITEEIEFVVPHVPKFPKEKIDPIKVEEGQPVILECNPPKGIPPLQIYWMTIDLQHIEQDERVSMGLNGDLFFSNALEKDSRRDYCCFAAFPRIRTIVQKNAMSVIVKSKNSNSDSSSSPGRANSILERKPSLLMPSGVKSETQLVKGDELLLECIPEGFPTPKIEWVRMGHRLPDRATIENHGKLLSIDRVNEDDSGKYMCRAKNIHGEANHSFDVSVEEPPKWVSEPESQLSTIGSDVHIKCSATGTPQPTIQWRVNGKPLKEVPASNRKVLDDTIVLHNAKSIDSAVYQCEASNRHGTLLANANIMIMNLPPMVLTEEGLEYSAVEGKSVVMHCKVFSSPPSIVTWNKDDSTGSVEGPRFTVHQNGSLEIHNVEKEDMGQYTCYTKNTEGKSAITALLDVKDPTKIFQAPEDLQVLIGTTAHLSCLAVYDNSFSGDFEIVWEKDDMEIALNHTENSGYFLEDGILQIVNVSHRDHGIYKCLARTPVDQDTASALLIVLDVPDAPENLVLSEHKGRSVKLKWIPGDDHNSSTTDFIIEYEESQWEPGNWNELQRVPGNHGSAVLKLYGHVDYRFRVSGVNAVGRGRPSEPTERYKTPPAAPDKNPENIKIEGHLAHEMDINWEPLSPIEHNGPGLEYKVSYKRQDVEEDWHEHVVKRHSFVVKGTPTFVPYEVRIQARNYQGWGPEPKVMTGYSGEDFPSAAPDDVAVEVMNNSLVKVNWTRVHKEKLHGHLGGYRINWWRLRSLLDSKKTHGNKHTLTFPGDRNHAMVPGLTPFSEYSLIVMTFNGRGNGPGSHAVNFKTPEGVPEENPVFRVTDVQKHTVALTWAPPLVANGVVTGYRLEYQLINDTEEVGVLQSMDISSPDTTSCVLRNLEAVSRYKFYLRSCTRVGCGPQVSEESTTTPVAPSTAVSTVNLSQSASPSPPSTAVSHVSNATHSNIGLASIHGGISTQGWFIGLMCAVAVLTLIVLIACFVNRNKGGKYAVKEKEDLHPDLESQGMHDDTFCEYSDNDEKPLKGSQHSLSGQIKAEDSGDSLVDYGDEDAQFNEDGSFIGEYAGRKEKRVSMEVKGTTNQSKA